ACACAGACAACTGCAAACCTCATCGATAGTATTGTCCGTTTCGCTCAGATAACAAAATCAAACGAACTAGCACAACTCCATATCATGGGGCAACTTCATGAATTGATGTTTCATTTAGGAACTATTGCTCCCAATCAGAAAAAAAAGAATATTTCATCAACCCACCAACTCTATCTTGACTGCAAACGATTGATAGATAGTCACTATCCACAATCGCTCACCATTCAAGATTTAGCTAAAGAGCTATCTGTCCATAGAAGTTACTTAACTAGTGTGTTTAAAGAATTTCACCAACTCTCTCCAAAAGAATATTTGCTTTTCGTTCGAATGAATCGTGCGCAACAACTTCTGGAACATACTGAAGAATCTATTAAAGTCATTGCATACTCCGTGGGTTTTTCAGATCCACTACATTTCTCAAAAGCCTACAAGCAGTTTTTTCATAAATCACCGAGTCAAACTCGAAAAGAACTCTCTCACTCCCTCTTAGCTAGAAAGGAAAATCAATGAAATCACACCAACTAGTCTACCAAATATTAGCTAGAGAAAACGACTATGTTAGCGGAGAAAAAATTGCAGAAGAACTGTCGTTAAGTCGTACATCCATCTGGAAAGCAATCCAACGTCTCCAACAAGAAGGGCTCGTGATTGACAGTATTAAAAATAAAGGTTACAAACTTATTCAAGGCGATTTGATCCTACCTGATTTGATTCAAGAGAAAACCAACTTAATCATTCTCTACAAATCTGAAACAAAATCTACTCAAACAGATGCAAAAGAAGGTATTGAAGGTGGAAGTCAGGGAAATAGTCTCTATCTTTCCACATGTCAAACAGCAGGTCGTGGTCGCTTTCAACGCCCTTACTACTCTCCTGCTCAGGGAGGTATTTATATGTCATTACATATTCAGCCAAATCTCGCCTATGACCAGCTTCCTGCCTACACATTACTTACAGCAGGTGCCATTTACAAAGCTATTAAAAACCTCACCTTGATTGACGTAGGTATCAAATGGGTAAATGATATCTACTTTAAAAATAAAAAAATAGCAGGTATCCTCACCGAAGCCATGACGTCCGTGGAAACAGGCCTAGTAACAGATGTCATTATCGGCGTTGGAATCAACTTTGCCATCAGGGATTTTCCCAAAGAGATAAAAGAAAAAGCTGGAAGTCTCTTTACATCACCAGCTCCTATCACACGAAACGAACTAATCTCAGAAATTTGGCGTTGTTTCTACCAAACAGCACCCGAAG
Above is a window of Streptococcus oralis subsp. dentisani DNA encoding:
- a CDS encoding AraC family transcriptional regulator, producing MLVFSEYQTGTIDLSLSFYGYEECTPNYSFGPAIRDTYVLHYITKGKGQFHYKGKIVDLKAGDFFLLKPDELTFYQANSQDPWAYYWLGITGGRAPDYFALSQISDQSYLIQSKNCHTQTTANLIDSIVRFAQITKSNELAQLHIMGQLHELMFHLGTIAPNQKKKNISSTHQLYLDCKRLIDSHYPQSLTIQDLAKELSVHRSYLTSVFKEFHQLSPKEYLLFVRMNRAQQLLEHTEESIKVIAYSVGFSDPLHFSKAYKQFFHKSPSQTRKELSHSLLARKENQ
- the birA gene encoding bifunctional biotin--[acetyl-CoA-carboxylase] ligase/biotin operon repressor BirA, whose product is MKSHQLVYQILARENDYVSGEKIAEELSLSRTSIWKAIQRLQQEGLVIDSIKNKGYKLIQGDLILPDLIQEKTNLIILYKSETKSTQTDAKEGIEGGSQGNSLYLSTCQTAGRGRFQRPYYSPAQGGIYMSLHIQPNLAYDQLPAYTLLTAGAIYKAIKNLTLIDVGIKWVNDIYFKNKKIAGILTEAMTSVETGLVTDVIIGVGINFAIRDFPKEIKEKAGSLFTSPAPITRNELISEIWRCFYQTAPEELLYLYKEHSLVLGREVSFIQDRTEKKGVAKDISDKGQLLIQLDDQTEIWLNSGEISLTSWT